One Fundulus heteroclitus isolate FHET01 chromosome 1, MU-UCD_Fhet_4.1, whole genome shotgun sequence genomic window carries:
- the si:ch211-148l7.4 gene encoding zinc finger protein 629 isoform X3 yields the protein MDGVGWSTSKSQEAFRTDTLSRLASFIARTDTKQPQSHHPHLPLYGCQECKKGFPYAKDLLPHQELKNALPKPHRCPLCGQQFSLRSSLQLHQCDLDSHQRDGGHGSTRRGAPCTTPLSNAGRAPEKSLQRPPHLLDSSPYACAPCGRSFSQKQALLHHQQASCSGSPSNVADARSLPDESPPVSEGDSAHSDFSDTPGPSGGTISMCHICSRIFCTEAALLQHFQDNHLQEELNAKAQRDAEGERTVEVNGGPSQSLKSKKKFLSCRSCDMVFRCTSKLYMHRKEKHRRENSARREPRPAIKKLRKVCTYSCQICSKVFFHHLSLRAHCKRHAEEGRAPAEDKDVSASSTIKDSQPVKVNPNVAKIRRPGIKTRKPGPGRPKKTDSALIRPDREQQAEEESDFPCPSCAQVFSVQQQLKEHMELHQSSVRRRHCSVCSSEMDACKGPGSKRQRLYHCVPCQQGFSALDSFLEHCQEHLRIRVEEDRMSEGPPLQASTA from the coding sequence atggatggagttgGCTGGAGCACTTCCAAGTCACAGGAGGCCTTCAGAACGGACACTCTGTCCAGGCTCGCCAGCTTCATCGCGCGCACCGACACCAAGCAGCCCCAGAGCCACCACCCCCACCTGCCTCTGTACGGCTGTCAGGAATGTAAGAAAGGCTTCCCCTACGCCAAAGACCTGCTGCCACACCAGGAGCTAAAGAACGCGCTGCCTAAACCTCACCGCTGTCCCCTATGTGGGCAGCAGTTCTCCCTGAGGTCGTCCTTGCAGCTGCACCAGTGTGATCTGGACTCGCACCAGCGTGACGGCGGCCATGGGTCGACGCGGCGCGGCGCCCCCTGCACGACGCCGCTCTCAAATGCGGGCAGGGCGCCGGAGAAGTCGCTTCAGCGGCCGCCGCACCTTTTGGACAGCAGTCCGTACGCGTGCGCCCCGTGCGGGAGGAGCTTCAGCCAGAAGCAGGCGCTGCTGCACCACCAGCaggccagctgcagcggctctCCGTCCAACGTCGCCGACGCCCGCAGCCTCCCCGACGAGTCTCCGCCCGTTTCCGAGGGCGACTCCGCCCACTCGGACTTTTCCGACACCCCGGGTCCCAGCGGCGGTACCATCAGCATGTGCCACATCTGCTCCAGGATCTTCTGCACCGAAGCGGCGCTGCTGCAGCACTTTCAGGACAACCACCTCCAGGAGGAGCTAAACGCCAAAGCGCAGCGTGACGCAGAGGGGGAGAGGACTGTGGAGGTTAACGGagggcccagtcaaagcctGAAATCCAAAAAGAAGTTTCTAAGCTGTCGCTCCTGTGACATGGTCTTCAGGTGCACGTCTAAACTGTACATGCACAGGAAAGAGAAGCACAGGAGAGAAAACAGCGCCAGGCGGGAGCCCAGGCCCGCCATCAAGAAGCTCAGAAAAGTGTGCACCTATTCGTGTCAGATATGCAGCAAAGTTTTCTTCCATCACCTGTCACTCAGGGCGCATTGCAAACGCCACGCAGAGGAAGGGCGCGCCCCCGCCGAAGACAAAGACGTCTCCGCAAGCAGCACCATCAAAGACTCCCAACCCGTCAAAGTCAATCCCAACGTGGCTAAAATACGGCGGCCGGGGATTAAAACTCGCAAACCTGGTCCTGGACGGCCTAAGAAGACGGACAGCGCTTTGATTCGCCCTGACAGAGAGCAGCAGGCGGAGGAGGAGAGCGACTTCCCCTGCCCCTCCTGTGCACAGGTCTTCTccgtgcagcagcagctgaaggagcaCATGGAGCTCCACCAGTCCTCTGTGAGGAGGCGCCACTGCAGCGTGTGCAGCAGCGAGATGGACGCGTGCAAAGGGCCCGGCTCCAAGAGGCAGAGGCTGTACCACTGTGTTCCCTGTCAGCAGGGCTTCTCAGCACTGGACTCTTTCCTAGAACACTGTCAGGAGCACCTCCGCATCAGGGTGGAGGAGGACCGCATGTCAGAGGGCCCGCCGCTGCAGGCCAGCACAGCCTGA